One genomic segment of Tursiops truncatus isolate mTurTru1 chromosome 11, mTurTru1.mat.Y, whole genome shotgun sequence includes these proteins:
- the TCF20 gene encoding transcription factor 20 isoform X6 → MQSFREQSSYHGNQQSYPQEVHGSSRIEEFSPRQAQMFQNFGGAGGSSGGSGSSSGGGRRGTAAAAAAAAMASETSGHQGYQGFRKEAGDFYYMAGSKDPVAAGTPQPAQRRPSGPVQSYGPPQGSSFGNQYGSEGHVGQFQAQHSALGGVSHYQQDYTGPFSPGSAQYQQQPSSQQQQQQVQQLRQQLYQSHQPLPQATGQPASGSSHMQPMQRPSTLPASATGYQLRVGQFGQHYQSSATTSSSFPSPQRFSQSGQSYDGSYSVNAGSQYEGHNVGSNAQAYGTQSNYSYQPQSMKNFEQTKIPQGTQQGQQQQQQQQQQQQQQQQQQQHPQHVMQYTNTATKLPLQSQVGQYSQPEVPVRSPMQFHQNFSPISNPSPAASVVQSPSCSSTPSPLMQSGENLQCGQGNVPMGSRNRILQLMPQLSPTPSMMPSPNSHAAGFKGFGLEGVPEKRLTDPGLSSLSALSTQVANLPNTVQHMLLSDALTPQKKTSKRPSSSSKKADSCTNSEGSSQAEEQLKSPMAESLDGGCSSSSEDQGERVRQLSGQSTSSDTTYKGGASEKAGSSPAQVTQNEAPRLSASPVAREETASPGAKDMPLSSEGNPKVSEKTVGVIVSREAMTSRVEKPGGQEKGSQEDDPAATQRPPSTGGGKETSHASLPQPEPPGGGNKGNKNGDNNSNHNGEGNGQSGHSTGGSGFIGRTEPSKSPGSLRYSYKDSFGPAVPRNVSGFPQFPTGQDKGDFTSHGERKGRNEKFPSLLQEVLQGYHHHPDRRYSRSTQEHQGMAGGLEGATRPNVLVSQTNELASRGLLNKSIGSLLENPHWGPWERKSSGSAPEMKQINLADYPIPRKFEIEPQSSAHEPGGSLSERRSVICDISPLRQIVRDPGAHSLGHMGADTRLGRNERLNPSLSQSVILPGGLVSMETKLKSQSGQIKEEDFEQSKSQASFNNKKSGDHCHPASIKHESYRGNASPGAATHDSISDYGPQDGRPTPMRRVPGRVGGREGMRGRSPSQYHDFSEKLKMSPGRSRGPGGDPHHINPHMTFSERANRSSLHTPFSPNSESLASAYHTNTRAHAYGDPNAGLNSQLHYKRQMYQQQQEEYKDWSSSSAQGVIAAAQHRQEGPRKSPRQQQFLDRVRSPLKNDKDGMMYGPPMGTYHDPSGQDGGRCLMSSDGLSNKGIELKHGSQKLQQESCWDLSRQTSPAKSGGPPGMSSQKRYGPPHETDGHGLAESTQSSKPSNVMLRLPGQEDHSSQNPLIMRRRVRSFISPIPSKRQSQDVKNSNAEDKGRLLHPSKEGADKAFNSYAHLSHSQEIKSIPKRESSKDLPSPDGRNCPAVTLTSPAKTKILPPRKGRGLKLEAIVQKITSPNIRRSASSNSAEAGGDTVTLDDILSLKSGPPEGGSGAVQDAEMEKRKGEVVSDLVCPTNQELSVEKPLARSSEEWRGSGDDKVKTETHPDTATAGKEPPGAMTSATSQKPGSNQGRPDGSLGGTAPLIFPDSKNVPPAGSFAPEANPKAEEKENDTVTISPKQEGFPPKGYFPSGKKKGRPIGSVNKQKKQQQPPPPPPQPPQIPEGSADGEPKPKKQRQRRERRKPGAQPRKRKTKQAVPIVEPQEPEIKLKYATQPLDKTDAKNKSFFPYIHVVNKCELGAVCTIINAEEEEQTKLVRGRKGQRSLTPPPSSTESKVLPASSFMLQGPVVTESSVMGHLVCCLCGKWASYRNMGDLFGPFYPQDYAATLPKNPPPKRATEMQSKVKVRHKSASNGSKTDTEEEEEQQQQKEQRSLAAHPRFKRRHRSEDCGGGPRSLSRGLPCKKATTEGSSEKTVLDSKPSVPTTSEGGPELELQIPELPLDSNEFWVHEGCILWANGIYLVCGRLYGLQEALEIAREMKCSHCQEAGATLGCYNKGCSFRYHYPCAIDADCLLHEENFSVRCPKHKPPLPCPLPALQNKTAKGSLSTEQSERG, encoded by the coding sequence ATGCAGTCCTTCCGGGAGCAAAGCAGTTACCACGGAAACCAGCAGAGCTACCCACAGGAGGTACACGGCTCATCCCGGATAGAAGAGTTCAGCCCTCGCCAGGCCCAGATGTTCCAGAATTTTGGGGGTGCAGGTGGCAGtagtggtggcagtggcagcagcagtggtGGTGGACGACGAGGAACAGcggctgctgctgcagcagcGGCAATGGCTAGCGAAACCTCCGGCCATCAGGGCTACCAGGGTTTCAGGAAAGAGGCTGGAGACTTTTACTACATGGCAGGCAGCAAAGACCCTGTGGCAGCCGGAACCCCGCAGCCTGCTCAGCGAAGGCCTTCTGGGCCTGTGCAGAGCTATGGACCCCCCCAGGGGAGCAGCTTTGGCAATCAGTATGGGAGTGAGGGTCATGTGGGCCAGTTTCAAGCACAGCACTCTGCCCTTGGTGGCGTGTCTCATTATCAGCAGGATTACACGGGACCTTTCTCTCCAGGGAGCGCTCAGTACCAGCAGCAGCCTTCCagccaacagcagcagcagcaagtgCAGCAGTTGAGACAGCAGCTTTACCAGTCCCATCAGCCTCTGCCGCAGGCCACTGGCCAGCCAGCGTCCGGCTCATCCCACATGCAGCCGATGCAGCGGCCCTCAActctgccagcctctgccactggtTACCAGTTAAGAGTGGGTCAGTTTGGCCAACACTACCAGTCTTCTGCCAcgacctcctcctccttcccttcaccACAACGCTTCAGCCAGTCTGGACAGAGCTATGACGGCAGTTACAGTGTGAATGCTGGATCCCAGTACGAAGGACATAATGTGGGTTCTAATGCACAGGCTTACGGAACACAATCGAATTACAGCTATCAGCCTCAATCTATGAAGAATTTTGAACAGACGAAGATTCCACAAGGGACccagcaggggcagcagcagcagcagcagcagcagcaacagcaacagcagcagcagcagcagcagcagcatccgCAGCATGTGATGCAGTATACCAACACTGCCACCAAGCTGCCGCTGCAAAGCCAGGTGGGGCAGTACAGCCAGCCCGAGGTTCCTGTGAGGTCCCCCATGCAGTTTCACCAGAACTTCAGCCCCATTTCTAACCCTTCCCCGGCTGCCTCTGTGGTTCAGTCTCCAAGCTGTAGCTCTACCCCATCTCCTCTTATGCAGAGTGGGGAGAATCTCCAGTGTGGGCAAGGCAATGTGCCGATGGGTTCCAGAAACAGAATTCTACAGTTAATGCCTCAACTCAGCCCAACCCCATCAATGATGCCCAGTCCTAATTCTCATGCTGCAGGCTTCAAAGGGTTTGGACTAGAAGGGGTGCCAGAAAAGCGGCTGACAGATCCTGGGTTGAGTAGTTTGAGTGCCCTGAGTACGCAAGTGGCCAATCTTCCTAATACTGTTCAACACATGCTACTTTCCGATGCACTGACACCTCAGAAGAAGACCTCCAAGAGGCCTTCTTCATCTTCTAAGAAAGCAGACAGCTGCACAAACTCCGAAGGCTCCTCACAGGCTGAAGAACAACTGAAGTCCCCTATGGCAGAGTCGCTGGATGGAGGCTGCTCCAGCAGTTCCGAGGATCAAGGTGAGAGGGTGAGGCAGCTAAGTGGCCAGAGCACCAGTTCTGACACCACCTACAAGGGTGGAGCCTCAGAGAAAGCAGGCTCCTCACCAGCACAAGTCACTCAGAATGAAGCCCCCAGACTCAGTGCCAGTCCTGTAGCCAGAGAAGAGACCGCTTCACCAGGTGCTAAGGACATGCCATTGTCATCTGAGGGCAACCCAAAAGTCAGTGAGAAGACAGTTGGGGTGATTGTCTCCCGGGAAGCTATGACAAGTCGGGTAGAAAAACCTGGTGGGCAAGAAAAAGGCTCCCAAGAGGATGATCCTGCAGCCACTCAGAGGCCACCCAGCACTGGCGGGGGAAAGGAAACCAGTCATGCGTCACTTCCACAGCCAGAGCCTCCGGgaggaggaaataaaggaaacaaaaatggagataataactcCAACCACAATGGAGAAGGAAACGGCCAGAGCGGGCACTCCACAGGGGGCTCTGGTTTTATAGGCAGAACTGAGCCTAGCAAATCTCCTGGAAGCTTGCGCTATAGTTACAAGGATAGCTTTGGGCCAGCCGTGCCAAGAAATGTCAGTGGCTTTCCTCAGTTTCCTACAGGACAAGATAAGGGGGACTTCACTAGCCATGGGGAGCGAAAGGGTAGGAATGAAAAGTTCCCTAGCCTCCTGCAGGAAGTGCTTCAGGgttaccaccaccaccctgacAGGAGATATTCTAGGAGTACTCAGGAGCACCAGGGCATGGCTGGTGGCCTAGAAGGAGCCACAAGGCCTAATGTGTTAGTTAGTCAAACCAATGAATTAGCTAGCAGGGGCCTTTTGAACAAAAGCATTGGTTCCCTATTAGAAAATCCCCACTGGGGCCCCTGGGAAAGGAAATCAAGTGGCTCAGCTCCTGAAATGAAACAGATCAATTTGGCTGACTATCCAATTCCCAGAAAGTTTGAAATAGAGCCTCAGTCATCAGCCCATGAGCCCGGGGGTTCCCTCTCTGAAAGAAGATCAGTGATCTGTGATATTTCTCCACTAAGACAGATTGTCAGAGACCCGGGGGCTCACTCACTGGGACACATGGGTGCCGACACCAGACTTGGGAGGAATGAACGTCTCAATCCAAGTTTAAGTCAGTCGGTCATTCTTCCAGGTGGGTTGGTGTCCATGGAAACAAAGCTGAAATCGCAGAGTGGGCAGATAAAAGAGGAAGACTTTGAACAATCCAAGTCCCAAGCTAGTTTCAACAACAAGAAATCTGGAGACCACTGCCACCCTGCTAGCATCAAGCATGAGTCTTACCGAGGCAACGCCAGCCCTGGAGCAGCTACCCATGATTCCATCTCAGACTATGGCCCACAGGACGGCAGACCCACGCCAATGCGGCGAGTCCCTGGCCGAGTTGGTGGTCGGGAGGGCATGAGGGGTCGTTCCCCTTCTCAGTATCATGACTTTTCAGAAAAATTGAAGATGTCTCCTGGGAGGAGCAGAGGCCCAGGGGGAGACCCTCATCACATAAACCCACATATGACCTTTTCAGAGAGGGCCAACAGGAGTTCTTTGCACACTCCCTTTTCTCCCAACTCAGAAAGCCTGGCCTCTGCTTATCACACAAACACTCGCGCTCATGCTTATGGGGACCCCAATGCAGGTTTGAATTCTCAGCTCCATTACAAGAGACAGATGTACCAACAGCAACAAGAGGAATATAAGGACTGGAGCAGCAGTTCTGCTCAGGGAGTGATCGCTGCGGCTCAGCACAGGCAGGAAGGACCCCGCAAGAGTCCAAGGCAGCAGCAGTTTCTTGACCGAGTACGGAGCCCCCTGAAGAATGACAAAGATGGCATGATGTATGGCCCACCAATGGGGACTTACCATGACCCCAGCGGTCAGGATGGTGGGCGCTGCCTCATGTCTAGTGATGGTCTTTCTAACAAAGGCATCGAATTGAAGCACGGCTCCCAGAAGTTACAACAAGAATCTTGTTGGGATCTTTCTCGGCAAACTTCTCCAGCCAAAAGCGGCGGTCCTCCAGGAATGTCCAGTCAGAAAAGGTATGGACCACCCCATGAGACCGACGGACATGGGCTAGCTGAGTCTACACAGTCATCCAAACCTAGTAATGTTATGCTAAGGCTTCCAGGTCAAGAGGATCATTCTTCTCAAAACCCCTTAATCATGAGGAGGCGTGTCCGTTCTTTTATCTCTCCCATTCCCAGTAAGAGACAGTCACAAGATGTGAAGAACAGTAACGCTGAAGATAAAGGGCGCCTCCTTCACCCATCAAAAGAAGGTGCTGATAAAGCCTTCAATTCCTATGCCCATCTTTCTCACAGCCAGGAGATCAAGTCCATCCCTAAGAGAGAATCCTCCAAGGACCTTCCAAGTCCAGATGGTAGAAACTGCCCTGCTGTTACCCTCACAAGTCCTGCCAAGACCAAAATACTGCCCCCACGGAAAGGACGGGGGTTGAAATTGGAAGCTATCGTTCAGAAGATCACATCCCCAAACATTAGGAGGAGTGCATCCTCGAACAGTGCGGAGGCTGGGGGAGACACGGTTACTCTGGATGACATCCTGTCTTTGAAGAGCGGCCCTCCCGAAGGCGGGAGTGGTGCTGTTCAGGATGCCgagatggagaagagaaaaggtGAGGTGGTGTCTGACCTAGTCTGTCCAACAAACCAGGAGTTGAGCGTAGAAAAGCCTCTTGCACGATCTTCGGAGGAGTGGCGTGGCAGTGGGGATGACAAAGTGAAGACCGAGACACACCCAGACACGGCCACTGCTGGAAAGGAACCTCCTGGTGCCATGACATCCGCAACCTCACAGAAGCCTGGGAGTAACCAAGGGAGACCAGATGGTTCCCTGGGTGGGACAGCACCTTTAATCTTTCCTGACTCAAAGAATGTACCTCCAGCGGGCTCATTCGCTCCTGAGGCAAACCCCAAGGCTGAAGAGAAAGAGAACGATACAGTGACCATTTCCCCCAAACAGGAGGGTTTCCCCCCAAAGGGTTATTTCCcatcaggaaagaagaaggggAGACCCATTGGTAGTGTgaataagcaaaagaaacaacagcagccaccacctccaccccctcagCCCCCCCAGATACCAGAAGGTTCTGCAGATGGAGAGCCAAAGCCAAAAAAGCAGAggcaaaggagggagagaaggaagcctGGGGCGCAGCCAAGGAAGCGGAAAACCAAACAAGCAGTTCCCATCGTAGAGCCCCAAGAACCTGAGATCAAGCTGAAGTATGCCACTCAGCCACTGGATAAAACTGATGCCAAGAACAAGTCTTTTTTCCCTTATATCCATGTAGTAAACAAGTGTGAACTTGGAGCCGTTTGTACAATCATCAatgctgaggaagaagaacagaccAAGTTGGTGAGGGGTCGGAAGGGTCAGAGGTCCCTGACCCCTCCACCCAGCAGCACTGAAAGCAAGGTGCTCCCAGCTTCATCCTTTATGCTGCAGGGACCTGTCGTGACAGAGTCTTCTGTTATGGGGCACCTGGTGTGCTGTCTGTGTGGCAAGTGGGCCAGTTACCGCAACATGGGCGACCTCTTTGGACCCTTTTATCCCCAAGATTATGCAGCCACTCTCCCCAAGAATCCGCCTCCTAAGAGGGCCACGGAAATGCAGAGCAAAGTTAAGGTACGGCACAAAAGCGCTTCAAATGGCTCCAAGACGGACactgaggaggaggaagagcagcagcagcagaaggagCAGAGGAGCCTGGCCGCCCACCCCAGGTTTAAGCGGCGACACCGCTCGGAAGACTGTGGCGGAGGCCCCCGGTCCCTGTCCAGGGGGCTCCCTTGTAAAAAAGCAACCACCGAGGGCAGCAGCGAAAAGACTGTTTTGGACTCAAAGCCCTCCGTGCCCACCACTTCAGAAGGTGGCCCCGAGTTGGAGTTACAAATCCCTGAACTACCTCTTGACAGCAATGAATTTTGGGTCCATGAGGGTTGTATTCTCTGGGCCAATGGAATCTACCTGGTCTGCGGCAGGCTCTATGGCCTGCAGGAAGCGCTGGAAATAGCCAGAGAGATG